The following are from one region of the Rhizobacter sp. AJA081-3 genome:
- a CDS encoding SGNH/GDSL hydrolase family protein has translation MNLLVNSPRRAMLALLLGTAALLASCGGGTQVEPFQPTRVLAFGDENSVITAQGRKYTVNGLKTDANGVKTLDCDINALWVQRLASGFGLLFPDCNPNAVADLRSRIYAQAGTKVADLAVQVDQHLATDTFSGKDLVTLLTGQNDVLEQYAQYPGVPKAQLLSNVYEAGLALARQVSRIADAGGKVLVSTVPDLAYSPFAIAENTDTGDNTRGALLGELVAKFNEGLRVGIAQESGEQVAIMLTDELVQAMAKFPVSYGGMTNVIAPVCDKTLAATVDLCTTDTLVTGGDALKYLWADDRHLSPNGHVYLGSLAANRSRANPF, from the coding sequence ATGAATCTGCTGGTGAATAGCCCCCGACGCGCCATGCTGGCGCTGCTGCTCGGCACTGCGGCCTTGCTCGCCTCCTGCGGCGGCGGCACCCAGGTCGAGCCCTTCCAGCCGACGCGCGTGCTGGCCTTCGGCGACGAGAACAGCGTCATCACCGCGCAGGGGCGCAAGTACACGGTGAACGGCCTGAAGACCGATGCCAATGGCGTCAAGACGCTTGACTGCGACATCAACGCCCTGTGGGTGCAACGCCTGGCCTCCGGCTTCGGCTTGCTGTTTCCCGACTGCAACCCGAATGCCGTGGCCGATTTGCGCAGCCGCATCTACGCGCAGGCCGGAACCAAGGTCGCCGACCTCGCCGTACAGGTCGATCAGCACCTGGCCACCGACACCTTCTCGGGCAAGGACCTCGTCACGCTCTTGACCGGGCAGAACGACGTGCTCGAACAGTATGCGCAGTACCCTGGCGTGCCGAAGGCCCAGCTGCTGTCGAACGTGTACGAGGCCGGCCTGGCGCTTGCGCGGCAGGTCAGCCGCATCGCAGACGCCGGTGGCAAGGTGCTGGTGTCCACCGTGCCCGACCTCGCCTATTCGCCGTTCGCGATTGCCGAAAACACCGATACCGGAGACAACACGCGTGGCGCGCTGCTGGGCGAACTGGTCGCCAAGTTCAACGAGGGCTTGCGCGTGGGCATCGCCCAGGAGTCGGGCGAACAGGTCGCGATCATGCTGACCGACGAACTGGTGCAGGCCATGGCCAAGTTCCCGGTCAGCTACGGTGGCATGACAAACGTCATCGCTCCGGTGTGCGACAAGACGCTGGCCGCCACTGTCGACCTGTGCACCACCGACACGCTGGTGACCGGTGGCGACGCGCTCAAGTACCTTTGGGCCGACGACAGACATCTCAGCCCGAACGGACACGTCTACCTCGGCTCCCTGGCCGCCAATCGGTCGCGCGCGAACCCGTTCTGA
- a CDS encoding L-threonylcarbamoyladenylate synthase, whose product MLLSGDERSAIERAADALAAGDLVAFPTETVYGLGARADSDAAVAGIFALKGRPSDHPLIVHVADPSDAPAFASRWPDVARRLTESFWPGPLTVIVPRAPGMAAAAAGGQDTIGLRCPSHPVAKSLLAAARARGVPGVAAPSANRFGRISPTRASHVVDEFGDGLLVIDGGDCQVGIESAIVDCSGTRPVLLRPGQLGRERLEAAAGVAMGEPDAQSPRASGTLEAHYAPRARLRLMPTALLNTALQMLGDSALKLAVYSRSVRLPPGSLLRWRAMPGDPDRAAHELFATLRELDAEGPDLIWVEEPPPLPAWDGVRDRLNRAAAA is encoded by the coding sequence GTGCTTCTGTCTGGTGATGAACGGTCCGCGATCGAGCGTGCGGCCGACGCCCTGGCCGCCGGAGATCTGGTCGCCTTCCCGACGGAGACCGTCTATGGCCTCGGTGCCCGGGCCGACTCCGACGCCGCCGTCGCCGGCATCTTCGCGCTCAAGGGTCGCCCCAGCGATCACCCGTTGATCGTCCATGTCGCCGATCCGTCCGACGCGCCGGCCTTCGCATCGCGGTGGCCCGATGTGGCCCGGCGCCTGACCGAGTCGTTCTGGCCCGGCCCGCTGACCGTCATCGTGCCGCGTGCTCCTGGCATGGCAGCTGCTGCGGCCGGCGGCCAGGACACCATCGGCCTGCGCTGCCCCTCGCACCCGGTGGCGAAATCATTGCTCGCGGCGGCGCGAGCGCGCGGCGTGCCGGGTGTCGCAGCGCCCAGCGCCAACCGCTTCGGACGCATCAGCCCGACGCGCGCGAGCCACGTGGTCGACGAGTTCGGCGACGGCCTGCTTGTGATCGATGGCGGCGACTGCCAGGTCGGCATCGAATCCGCCATCGTCGACTGTTCAGGAACCCGTCCGGTACTGCTGCGCCCAGGGCAACTCGGCCGCGAACGGCTCGAAGCCGCTGCCGGTGTGGCGATGGGCGAGCCCGATGCCCAATCGCCGCGCGCCTCCGGTACGCTCGAAGCGCACTATGCGCCGCGCGCCAGGCTTCGCCTGATGCCGACGGCATTGCTGAATACGGCGTTGCAGATGCTCGGCGACAGTGCCCTGAAGCTGGCGGTATATTCGCGCAGCGTCCGGCTGCCGCCGGGGTCGCTGCTGCGATGGCGCGCCATGCCCGGCGACCCGGACCGTGCCGCCCACGAACTCTTTGCCACGCTGCGTGAACTCGACGCCGAAGGCCCGGATCTCATCTGGGTGGAGGAGCCCCCGCCGCTGCCGGCGTGGGATGGCGTGCGCGATCGCCTGAATCGCGCCGCAGCAGCCTGA
- a CDS encoding 5-(carboxyamino)imidazole ribonucleotide synthase — translation MTTPSRFIAPGATLGVMGGGQLGRMFVHAAQQMGYFTAVLDPDPASPAGLAAHFHIQSDYLDEQGLAQLMQRSEAITTEFENVPAAALITLGAHRPVAPGADAVAICQDRSLEKAHFGRCGVTCAAYSVIETAEQLAAVDAGRLLPGILKTARLGYDGKGQVRVKDAVELAAAWQTLRRVPCVLEQRLDLADEISVIVARAADGTVVHLPVQHNLHRDGILAVTCVPATGIDTGLQRQAIDAAGRIAESMEYVGVLCVEFFVLRDGTLVANEMAPRPHNSGHYSIDACDVSQFDLQVRALTGAPLVAPRLHSPAVMLNLLGDLWFRSGETERAPDWAGVLALPGAHLHLYGKVQARRGRKMGHLTITAETTARARELALQAAALLGIEAF, via the coding sequence ATGACTACACCTTCGCGCTTCATCGCTCCCGGCGCCACCCTCGGCGTGATGGGCGGCGGCCAGCTCGGCCGGATGTTCGTGCATGCTGCGCAGCAGATGGGTTACTTCACCGCAGTGCTCGATCCCGATCCGGCCAGTCCTGCAGGCCTGGCGGCACACTTCCACATTCAGTCCGACTATCTCGACGAGCAAGGCCTGGCCCAGCTGATGCAGCGAAGCGAAGCCATCACGACCGAGTTCGAGAACGTTCCGGCCGCGGCGCTGATCACGCTCGGCGCCCACCGGCCGGTGGCGCCGGGCGCGGATGCCGTCGCGATCTGCCAGGACCGGTCGCTCGAGAAGGCTCACTTTGGCCGGTGCGGCGTGACCTGTGCGGCGTACTCGGTGATCGAGACGGCAGAGCAGCTCGCCGCTGTCGATGCCGGCAGGCTGCTGCCGGGCATCCTGAAGACGGCGAGATTGGGCTACGACGGCAAAGGGCAAGTGCGCGTGAAGGACGCGGTCGAACTCGCCGCCGCCTGGCAGACGCTGCGCCGCGTGCCTTGCGTGCTCGAACAGCGGCTGGACCTCGCCGATGAGATCAGCGTCATCGTCGCGCGAGCGGCTGACGGAACGGTCGTTCACCTGCCTGTGCAGCACAACCTGCACCGGGACGGCATCCTTGCGGTGACTTGCGTGCCAGCAACAGGCATCGACACGGGGTTGCAGCGCCAGGCGATCGACGCGGCCGGCCGGATCGCCGAGTCGATGGAGTACGTCGGCGTGCTGTGCGTCGAGTTCTTCGTCCTGCGCGACGGCACTCTCGTCGCCAACGAAATGGCACCGCGACCTCATAACTCGGGCCACTACAGCATCGATGCCTGCGATGTCTCGCAGTTCGATCTGCAGGTTCGGGCGCTCACCGGAGCGCCGCTGGTGGCACCTCGGCTGCATTCGCCGGCCGTGATGCTGAATCTGCTGGGCGATCTGTGGTTCCGAAGCGGCGAAACCGAGCGTGCCCCCGATTGGGCTGGCGTGCTGGCCTTGCCGGGCGCGCATCTTCACCTTTACGGGAAGGTGCAGGCGCGCCGTGGCCGCAAGATGGGCCACCTGACCATCACGGCCGAGACAACTGCCCGCGCTCGCGAGTTGGCACTGCAGGCGGCCGCGCTGCTGGGCATCGAGGCATTCTGA
- the purE gene encoding 5-(carboxyamino)imidazole ribonucleotide mutase → MGSSSDWETMRHASEILAEFGVSSEVRVLSAHRMPDDMFAYAQSAAGRGLRAIIAGAGGAAHLPGMLAAKTTVPILGVPVASRHLSGVDSLHSIVQMPKGVPVATFAIGHAGAANAALFAVAMLAGEDAVLRGKLEVFRARQTEMARAMTDELNQVGP, encoded by the coding sequence ATGGGCTCGAGCAGCGACTGGGAGACCATGCGACACGCGAGTGAGATCCTCGCCGAGTTCGGCGTGTCTAGCGAGGTGCGCGTTCTCTCGGCGCACCGCATGCCCGACGACATGTTCGCCTATGCGCAATCTGCCGCCGGCCGTGGACTCAGGGCCATCATCGCCGGAGCCGGCGGTGCTGCGCACCTCCCCGGCATGCTCGCGGCAAAGACCACCGTGCCCATTCTTGGTGTGCCGGTGGCCAGCCGCCATCTGAGCGGTGTCGATTCATTGCATTCGATCGTCCAGATGCCCAAGGGCGTTCCCGTTGCCACGTTTGCCATCGGCCATGCAGGCGCGGCCAACGCGGCCTTGTTTGCGGTCGCCATGCTGGCGGGAGAAGACGCGGTACTGCGCGGCAAGCTGGAGGTCTTTCGGGCTCGACAGACCGAGATGGCACGCGCGATGACCGACGAACTGAATCAGGTCGGGCCATGA
- a CDS encoding histone H1-like DNA-binding protein produces the protein MATAKKASAKKAPAKKAAAKKAPAKKAAAKKAPAKKAAAKKAPAKKAAAKKAPAKKAAAKKAPAKKAAAKKAPAKKAAAKKAPAKKAAAKKAPAKKAAAKKAPKKAAAKKAAKKPAAKKTPAAPAAPAVSTPAKTALSPQAAWPFPTGTKP, from the coding sequence ATGGCAACTGCAAAGAAGGCTTCGGCCAAGAAGGCTCCGGCGAAGAAGGCCGCTGCGAAGAAGGCTCCGGCGAAGAAGGCCGCTGCGAAGAAGGCTCCGGCGAAGAAGGCCGCTGCGAAGAAGGCTCCGGCGAAGAAGGCCGCTGCGAAGAAGGCTCCGGCGAAGAAGGCCGCTGCGAAGAAGGCTCCGGCGAAGAAGGCCGCTGCGAAGAAGGCTCCGGCGAAGAAGGCCGCTGCGAAGAAGGCTCCGGCGAAGAAGGCCGCTGCGAAGAAGGCTCCGGCGAAGAAGGCCGCTGCGAAGAAGGCGCCCAAGAAGGCTGCTGCGAAGAAGGCTGCCAAGAAGCCTGCTGCGAAGAAGACGCCTGCTGCACCCGCCGCACCTGCGGTATCGACCCCCGCGAAAACGGCACTCAGCCCGCAGGCCGCTTGGCCGTTTCCCACCGGAACGAAGCCCTGA
- a CDS encoding ribonucleotide-diphosphate reductase subunit beta, with protein sequence MLVWDDEVKTSRLQSAANALGHSSSARLQEHASESASPIPVVATVSPAAADRRVKAADKRIINGQTDVNQLVPFKYKWAWEKYLATCANHWMPQEINMSRDIATWKDPNGLTEDERRIIKRNLGFFVTADSLAANNIVLGSYRHITAPECRQFLLRQAFEEAIHTHAYQYIVESLGLDESEIFNAYHEIKSIRDKDEFLLPFIEQIMDPGFKTGTPENDQRLLQSLIVFACLMEGLFFYVGFTQILALGRQNKMTGAAEQYQYILRDESMHCNFGIDLINQIKLENPHLWTSAFKAEVKTLFQRAVELEYRYAEDTMPRGVLGMNASMFKGYLRYIANRRATQIGLEELFPNEENPFPWMSEMIDLKKERNFFETRVIEYQSGGALSWD encoded by the coding sequence ATGCTTGTTTGGGACGACGAAGTAAAAACCTCCAGATTGCAAAGCGCAGCGAATGCGCTGGGTCACTCATCCTCCGCGCGGCTGCAAGAGCACGCATCCGAGTCGGCTTCGCCGATTCCCGTCGTCGCGACGGTATCGCCGGCGGCCGCCGACCGCCGCGTCAAGGCGGCCGACAAGCGCATCATCAACGGGCAGACCGACGTCAACCAGCTCGTGCCATTCAAGTACAAGTGGGCGTGGGAGAAGTACCTCGCCACTTGTGCGAACCACTGGATGCCGCAAGAGATCAACATGTCGCGCGACATCGCGACCTGGAAGGATCCGAACGGACTGACCGAAGACGAGCGGCGCATCATCAAGCGCAATCTCGGCTTCTTCGTTACTGCCGACTCGCTCGCTGCAAACAACATCGTGCTGGGCAGCTACCGCCACATCACGGCGCCGGAATGCCGCCAGTTCCTGCTACGTCAGGCCTTCGAAGAGGCGATCCACACCCACGCGTATCAGTACATCGTCGAGTCGCTGGGTCTGGACGAAAGCGAGATCTTCAACGCGTACCACGAGATCAAGTCGATCCGCGACAAGGACGAATTCCTGTTGCCGTTCATCGAGCAGATCATGGATCCGGGCTTCAAGACGGGGACGCCTGAGAACGACCAGCGATTGCTGCAGTCCTTGATCGTCTTCGCCTGCCTGATGGAAGGCCTGTTCTTCTACGTCGGCTTCACGCAGATCCTGGCGCTGGGGCGGCAGAACAAGATGACCGGTGCGGCCGAGCAATACCAGTACATCCTGCGCGACGAGTCGATGCACTGTAATTTTGGCATCGACCTCATCAACCAGATCAAGCTGGAAAATCCGCACCTGTGGACGTCCGCCTTCAAGGCCGAGGTAAAGACCTTGTTCCAGAGGGCGGTGGAACTGGAGTATCGCTACGCGGAAGACACCATGCCTCGGGGCGTGCTGGGCATGAACGCGTCGATGTTCAAGGGTTATTTGCGCTACATCGCCAACCGCCGTGCAACGCAGATCGGTCTGGAGGAACTGTTCCCCAACGAGGAGAACCCGTTCCCCTGGATGAGCGAGATGATCGACCTGAAGAAGGAACGCAACTTCTTCGAGACCCGCGTGATCGAGTACCAGTCGGGTGGAGCGTTGTCCTGGGACTGA
- a CDS encoding ribonucleoside-diphosphate reductase subunit alpha has protein sequence MQAIHVPTSTPAASGSRAPSTAATVSAYQGYQIIRRNGAVVAFEPNKIAVALMKAFLAVHGTQGAASASVRETVDGLTEAVVRALLRSRPGGGTFHIEDVQDHVELGLMRGGHHEVARAYVLYRERRSQERARQVQRSAPAEPQIHVTDNGVRVPLDFGRLQALIESACAGLGADVKADPVLAETRRNLYDGVPIGEVHKAAILAARTLIEKDPGYTRATARLLLHTIRREILGEEVTHEQMHTRYADYFPGFIKKGVQAELLDEKLLQYDLARLGAALKVDRDLQFDYLGLQTLFDRYFLHIDEVRIELPQAFFMRVAMGLALNEIDREARAIEFYEVLSTFDFMSSTPTLFNSGTRRSQLSSCYLTTVADDLDGIYEALKENALLSKFAGGLGNDWTNVRALGSHIKGTNGKSQGVVPFLKVVNDTAVAVNQGGKRKGAVCAYLESWHLDLEEFLELRKNTGDDRRRTHDMNTANWIPDLFMKRVIEGGDWTLFSPSTCPDLHDKFGQDFEDAYQRYEARTVSGEIKLYKRVPARDLWRKMLSMLFETGHPWITFKDACNVRSPQQHVGVVHSSNLCTEITLNTSDTEIAVCNLGSVNLAHHLKDGQIDQAKLKKTVATAMRMLDNVIDINYYAVKKARDSNLKHRPVGLGIMGFQDALHELRVPYASEAAVEFADRSMEAVCYHAYWASTELAAERGRYASYRGSLWDRGILPLDSLGLLEQQRGGYVEVDRSVSMDWDALRSRIAEHGMRNSNCVAIAPTATISNIIGVSASIEPSFGNLSVKSNLSGEFTLLNEYLVRDLKALGLWDDVMVMDLKHFDGSLRRIDRVPEDLKELYATAFEIETQWLVEAAARRQKWIDQAQSLNIYMAGASGKKLDETYKLAWLRGLKTTYYLRTVGATHAEKSTVKSGKLNAVSSGASDAGTVQGAVAAIASSSEPASDIKFCAIDDPTCEACQ, from the coding sequence ATGCAAGCCATCCATGTCCCGACCTCCACGCCCGCCGCCAGCGGCTCGCGGGCCCCGTCGACGGCGGCCACGGTGTCGGCTTATCAGGGCTACCAGATCATTCGCCGCAACGGCGCCGTCGTGGCCTTCGAGCCGAACAAGATCGCGGTGGCATTGATGAAGGCTTTCCTGGCGGTCCATGGCACGCAAGGTGCCGCGTCGGCCAGCGTGCGCGAGACAGTCGACGGGCTCACCGAAGCGGTGGTGCGCGCACTGCTGCGTTCGCGCCCGGGTGGCGGCACCTTCCACATCGAGGACGTGCAGGATCACGTCGAGCTCGGCCTGATGCGCGGCGGGCATCACGAGGTCGCGCGGGCCTACGTGCTGTATCGCGAGCGCCGTTCGCAGGAGCGCGCCCGCCAGGTGCAGCGCAGCGCACCGGCAGAGCCGCAGATCCACGTCACCGACAACGGCGTGCGCGTGCCGCTCGACTTCGGCCGGCTGCAGGCGCTGATCGAGTCGGCCTGCGCCGGCCTCGGCGCCGACGTGAAGGCCGATCCGGTGCTGGCCGAGACGCGCCGCAACCTGTACGACGGCGTGCCCATAGGCGAGGTGCACAAGGCGGCCATCCTGGCCGCCCGCACGCTGATCGAGAAGGACCCGGGCTACACGCGCGCCACGGCGCGGCTGCTGCTGCACACGATCCGTCGCGAGATTCTCGGCGAGGAAGTGACCCACGAGCAGATGCACACCCGCTATGCCGACTATTTCCCGGGCTTCATCAAGAAGGGCGTTCAGGCCGAGCTGCTCGACGAGAAGCTGCTGCAGTACGACCTGGCCCGGCTCGGCGCCGCGCTGAAGGTCGACCGAGACCTGCAGTTCGACTATCTCGGCCTGCAGACCCTGTTCGACCGCTACTTCCTGCACATCGACGAAGTCCGCATCGAACTGCCGCAGGCCTTCTTCATGCGCGTGGCCATGGGCCTGGCGCTGAACGAGATCGACCGCGAGGCGCGCGCGATCGAGTTCTACGAAGTGCTCTCGACTTTCGACTTCATGAGTTCTACGCCGACCCTGTTCAATTCGGGTACGCGCCGTTCGCAGCTGTCGAGCTGCTACCTGACGACGGTGGCCGACGATCTCGACGGCATCTACGAGGCGCTGAAGGAGAACGCGCTGCTGTCCAAGTTCGCCGGCGGCCTCGGCAACGACTGGACCAACGTGCGCGCGCTGGGCAGCCACATCAAGGGCACCAATGGCAAGAGCCAGGGCGTGGTGCCGTTCCTGAAGGTGGTCAACGACACCGCCGTCGCCGTGAATCAGGGGGGCAAGCGCAAGGGCGCGGTGTGCGCCTACCTCGAGTCGTGGCACCTCGACTTGGAGGAGTTTCTCGAGCTGCGCAAGAACACGGGCGACGACCGTCGGCGCACGCACGACATGAACACCGCGAACTGGATCCCGGATCTGTTCATGAAGCGGGTGATCGAGGGTGGTGACTGGACCTTGTTCTCGCCGAGCACCTGCCCGGATCTGCACGACAAGTTCGGCCAGGACTTCGAGGACGCTTACCAGCGCTACGAAGCCCGGACGGTCAGCGGCGAGATCAAGCTGTACAAGCGAGTACCCGCGCGCGACCTGTGGCGCAAGATGCTCTCGATGCTGTTCGAGACCGGCCATCCCTGGATCACCTTCAAGGATGCATGCAACGTGCGTTCGCCGCAGCAGCATGTCGGCGTGGTGCATTCGAGCAACCTGTGCACCGAGATCACGCTGAACACCAGCGACACCGAGATCGCGGTGTGCAACCTCGGCTCGGTGAACCTCGCGCACCATCTGAAGGACGGCCAGATCGACCAGGCCAAGCTGAAGAAGACGGTGGCGACGGCGATGCGCATGCTCGACAACGTCATCGACATCAACTACTACGCGGTGAAGAAGGCGCGCGATTCGAACCTGAAGCATCGTCCGGTCGGGCTGGGCATCATGGGCTTCCAGGACGCGCTGCACGAGTTGCGCGTTCCGTACGCATCGGAGGCCGCGGTCGAGTTCGCCGACCGCTCGATGGAGGCCGTGTGCTACCACGCCTACTGGGCATCGACCGAGCTGGCGGCGGAGCGCGGCCGCTACGCCAGCTACCGCGGGTCGCTGTGGGACCGCGGCATCCTGCCGCTGGACTCGCTGGGCCTGCTCGAGCAGCAACGCGGCGGCTATGTCGAGGTGGACCGCAGCGTCTCGATGGACTGGGATGCACTGCGCTCGCGTATCGCCGAGCACGGCATGCGCAATTCGAACTGCGTGGCGATCGCACCGACAGCGACCATCTCGAACATCATCGGCGTGAGTGCATCGATCGAGCCGTCGTTCGGCAACTTGTCGGTGAAGTCGAACCTGTCGGGCGAGTTCACGCTGCTCAACGAGTACCTGGTGCGTGATCTCAAGGCGCTCGGCCTGTGGGACGACGTCATGGTCATGGACCTGAAGCACTTCGACGGCTCGCTGCGCCGCATCGACCGCGTGCCCGAGGATCTGAAGGAGTTGTACGCAACGGCGTTCGAGATCGAGACGCAGTGGCTGGTGGAGGCTGCGGCGCGACGCCAGAAGTGGATCGACCAGGCGCAATCTCTGAACATCTACATGGCCGGCGCATCGGGCAAGAAGCTCGACGAGACCTACAAGCTCGCCTGGCTGCGCGGACTGAAGACGACCTACTACCTGCGCACTGTCGGCGCGACGCACGCCGAGAAGTCGACGGTGAAATCGGGCAAGCTCAACGCCGTGTCCAGCGGTGCGAGCGACGCGGGTACGGTGCAAGGTGCCGTGGCCGCGATCGCGTCGAGCAGCGAGCCTGCCAGCGACATCAAGTTCTGCGCGATCGACGATCCGACCTGCGAAGCTTGTCAGTGA
- the ampD gene encoding 1,6-anhydro-N-acetylmuramyl-L-alanine amidase AmpD, with translation MTPRWYAGWWSAARRCRSPNFGLRPAGMPVSLLLVHSISLPPGEYGGESIERLFTNRLDWAAHPYFETIRGIEVSAHFLIRRDGEVVQFVSCDRRAWHAGRSGWRGRPDCNDFSIGVELEGMEGQTFESPQYMALALLARGIARRYPIEAVAGHEHVAPGRKADPGAGFEWPRLRELLSGVGIADWDFPDSAT, from the coding sequence GTGACGCCGCGCTGGTACGCCGGGTGGTGGTCGGCGGCGCGCCGATGCCGTTCCCCGAACTTCGGGCTGCGTCCTGCGGGCATGCCGGTGTCGCTGCTGCTTGTTCATTCCATCAGCCTGCCGCCGGGCGAGTACGGCGGGGAATCCATCGAGCGCCTGTTCACCAATCGGCTCGACTGGGCGGCGCATCCGTACTTCGAGACGATCCGCGGCATCGAGGTGTCGGCGCATTTCCTGATCCGCCGCGATGGCGAAGTGGTGCAGTTCGTTTCCTGCGACCGCCGCGCCTGGCACGCCGGTCGATCAGGATGGCGCGGCCGCCCGGACTGCAACGACTTCTCGATCGGGGTCGAGCTCGAGGGGATGGAAGGCCAGACCTTCGAGTCGCCGCAGTACATGGCCCTGGCCTTGCTCGCGCGGGGGATCGCGCGCCGCTACCCGATCGAGGCGGTGGCCGGGCATGAGCATGTCGCACCGGGACGCAAGGCCGACCCGGGCGCTGGCTTCGAGTGGCCTCGTCTGCGCGAGCTTCTTTCCGGAGTCGGCATCGCGGATTGGGACTTTCCCGACAGTGCAACATGA
- a CDS encoding sigma-54 dependent transcriptional regulator: MTSASHFSLLVVDDEPDLRTLYELTLLREGYDIETAATVEEALLHLKDRTYSAVITDMRLPDGTGLDLLRRLEETGRREKAIVITAYGSAENAVEALKAGAYDYLTKPVDLKQFRAVVASALGRGGPGVPTMDPSTLPSENGAPAVPRVPRPVAAPAVPVSGALRRMAGHSSAMQQVRALVDKVARSMAPVLVNGESGTGKELVARAIHEVSPRAAQPFIAVNCSAIPEQLLEAEFFGYRKGAFTGAAEDREGFFQAANGGTLFLDEIGDLPLSMQSKLLRAVQERSVRPVGAVSEQAVNVRLLSATHKDLGAEVQAGKFRQDLYYRLNVIQIRVPPLRERLEDLLDISERVLERIAHDAGVSPAPRLTREALQHLARYPFPGNVREMENLLHRAVALSGGETIGVADLGLPESEVVDSFAAEGDAFDAMARDEPPARFPSAAPAMPLEEPLPTDLAQYLDEVERDILVRALERHRFNRTAAGASLGLSLRQMRYRMARLGVNVGSDGVGSDRD; this comes from the coding sequence ATGACCTCCGCTTCGCACTTCAGCCTGCTGGTCGTCGACGACGAGCCCGACCTGCGCACGCTGTACGAACTGACGCTGTTGCGCGAGGGTTACGACATCGAGACCGCCGCCACCGTCGAGGAGGCGCTGCTGCACCTGAAGGACCGCACTTACAGCGCGGTCATCACCGACATGCGCCTGCCCGACGGCACCGGGCTGGACCTGCTTCGTCGCCTGGAGGAAACGGGTCGCCGCGAGAAGGCCATCGTCATCACGGCCTACGGCTCGGCCGAGAACGCCGTCGAGGCGCTGAAGGCCGGCGCGTACGACTACCTGACCAAGCCGGTGGACCTGAAGCAGTTCCGCGCCGTGGTGGCGTCGGCACTCGGTCGTGGCGGACCGGGCGTGCCGACCATGGACCCGTCGACGCTGCCGTCGGAGAACGGCGCGCCGGCCGTTCCGCGCGTGCCGCGACCCGTGGCGGCGCCCGCCGTTCCGGTCAGCGGCGCGTTGCGGCGCATGGCCGGGCATTCCTCGGCGATGCAGCAGGTCCGCGCGCTGGTCGACAAGGTGGCGCGCAGCATGGCGCCCGTGCTCGTGAACGGCGAGTCGGGCACCGGCAAGGAACTCGTCGCGCGGGCAATCCACGAGGTGAGCCCGCGCGCCGCGCAGCCCTTCATCGCGGTCAATTGCAGCGCGATCCCGGAGCAGCTGCTCGAGGCGGAGTTCTTCGGCTATCGCAAGGGGGCCTTCACCGGTGCTGCCGAAGACCGCGAGGGCTTCTTCCAGGCGGCCAACGGCGGCACGCTGTTCCTCGACGAGATCGGTGATCTGCCCTTGTCGATGCAGAGCAAGCTGCTGCGCGCGGTCCAGGAGCGCTCGGTGAGGCCGGTCGGGGCGGTCAGCGAGCAGGCCGTCAACGTGCGCCTGCTCAGTGCCACGCACAAGGATCTCGGCGCCGAGGTGCAAGCCGGCAAGTTCAGGCAGGACTTGTACTACCGCCTGAACGTGATCCAGATCCGCGTGCCGCCGCTGCGCGAGCGGCTCGAAGACCTGCTGGACATCAGCGAGCGCGTGCTCGAGCGCATTGCCCACGATGCGGGCGTCTCGCCGGCGCCACGGCTCACCCGCGAGGCGCTGCAACACCTGGCGCGCTATCCGTTCCCGGGCAATGTGCGCGAGATGGAGAACCTCTTGCACCGCGCCGTGGCATTGTCCGGCGGCGAGACGATCGGCGTGGCTGACCTCGGCCTGCCGGAGTCGGAGGTGGTGGATTCGTTCGCTGCCGAAGGTGACGCCTTCGACGCCATGGCGCGCGACGAGCCGCCGGCACGATTCCCGTCGGCGGCGCCGGCGATGCCGCTCGAGGAGCCGCTGCCGACCGATCTGGCGCAGTACCTCGACGAGGTGGAGCGCGACATCCTCGTGCGTGCGCTGGAGCGGCATCGCTTCAACCGCACGGCCGCGGGTGCCAGCCTGGGCCTGTCGCTGCGCCAGATGCGATATCGGATGGCGCGACTGGGTGTGAACGTGGGCAGCGATGGTGTCGGCTCCGACCGCGACTGA